One Triticum dicoccoides isolate Atlit2015 ecotype Zavitan chromosome 5B, WEW_v2.0, whole genome shotgun sequence genomic window carries:
- the LOC119309448 gene encoding uncharacterized protein LOC119309448 gives MLLYPTHDWGAVDGLLFSSISSISSSPASHSVHARFTHSLHALFVASLRFVRTPYPPALHHGHPFLHWCCWLSFLGFCVGSFVGVWLVLSLLSRLFHLADLVQNLRLAHRRVFILLVGSRQGCVRFFGLLFLFWRLWWPSALCHPFCTCVRLQKMALSLLGGA, from the exons ATGCTGCTGTACCCGACGCACGACTGGGGCGCGGTGGAT GGCCTCCTTTTCTCCTCAATTTCCTCCATTTCTTCTTCTCCTGCTTCTCATTCTGTGCACGCTCGCTTCACCCACTCGCTGCACGCTCTCTTCGTCGCCTCGCTCCGTTTTGTTCGAACGCCCTATCCTCCGGCTCTGCACCATGGCCACCCGTTCCTCCATTGGTGCTGTTGGTTGAG CTTCCTTGGATTTTGCGTTGGCTCCTTCGTAGGAGTGTGGCTTGTTCTGTCCTTGCTGTCCAG GTTGTTCCATCTTGCTGATTTGGTGCAGAATCTCCGTTTAGCTCATCGTCGCGTCTTCATTCTGCTCGTTGGGTCGCGTCAAG GATGTGTGCGTTTTTTTGGGTTGTTATTCCTATTTTGGAGGCTATGGTGGCCGAGTGCGCTTTGCCATCCCTTTTGCACCTGTGTGAGGTTGCAGAAGATGGCTCTGTCCTTGCTGGGTGGAGCTTGA